The following are encoded together in the Armatimonadota bacterium genome:
- a CDS encoding SDR family oxidoreductase, giving the protein MSTRTDERVPVSLRGKVLLVTGARRGIGLAIAARAAQAGAEVIVHAREQAQAEAAARQIAGATAVWGDLSTVEGVRAVITAAGETTGRLDGLVNNAGLAVVQPAEAFSAEDWERQFAVNVRATFFACQAALPYLRRGSDPAIVNISSLHAQTAVPGRAVYAASKAAVDHLTRTLAVEWARWRIRVNAVAPGFVRTEQVAHLLAREGTRIEARTPLGRVAEPDDVAAAVCFLLSAAARHITGTVLPVDGGYLLYGGWEMPQAAQGT; this is encoded by the coding sequence ATGTCAACGAGGACAGACGAGCGCGTCCCGGTCTCGCTGCGGGGGAAGGTCCTCCTGGTCACCGGCGCGCGGCGAGGAATCGGTCTGGCCATCGCCGCCCGGGCGGCGCAGGCGGGTGCGGAGGTGATCGTGCATGCCAGGGAGCAGGCGCAGGCGGAGGCCGCGGCCCGGCAGATCGCTGGGGCGACCGCTGTGTGGGGAGACCTGAGCACCGTGGAGGGGGTCCGGGCCGTGATCACCGCCGCGGGTGAGACAACCGGGCGCCTGGACGGGCTGGTGAACAACGCCGGGCTGGCCGTGGTGCAGCCGGCGGAGGCGTTCAGCGCAGAGGACTGGGAACGGCAGTTCGCGGTGAATGTGCGGGCCACCTTCTTCGCCTGCCAGGCGGCACTGCCCTACCTGCGCCGCGGCAGCGACCCGGCCATCGTCAACATCTCCTCCCTGCACGCGCAGACCGCCGTCCCGGGCCGCGCTGTCTACGCTGCCTCCAAGGCTGCGGTGGACCATCTTACGCGCACCCTGGCGGTGGAGTGGGCGCGCTGGCGCATCCGGGTCAACGCCGTGGCGCCCGGTTTCGTCCGCACGGAGCAGGTGGCGCACCTGCTGGCCAGGGAAGGGACGCGCATCGAGGCGCGCACCCCGCTGGGCCGCGTGGCCGAGCCCGACGACGTGGCCGCGGCCGTCTGTTTCCTCCTCTCCGCGGCGGCTCGCCACATCACGGGCACGGTGTTGCCCGTGGACGGGGGCTACCTGCTCTACGGCGGGTGGGAGATGCCTCAGGCTGCGCAGGGCACCTGA
- a CDS encoding FadR/GntR family transcriptional regulator, giving the protein MAVGAPPPRVSVSRLSDEVVQRLIAQIRAGALAPGTRLPPVRQLAAHLGVSQSTLREALRTLEAMGVISIRHGSGVYLRRGDPLNGVWSSRWMQWLLQHAPSVLEVLEVREAVEAQAASLAAVHATAADLRRLERVLAEGTALLAGRRSRPLDEGVLAAYARLDEAFHETLAQAARNDFLHSLLQGLAAAIVESREATLAIPGRIQRSMREHDAVFQAVRRRDPEGARRAMQAHVRRVVEEVRSLKGRGARRSGRRGG; this is encoded by the coding sequence ATGGCCGTGGGCGCTCCTCCCCCCCGCGTCTCCGTCAGCCGCCTCTCGGACGAGGTGGTGCAGCGCCTCATCGCCCAGATCCGGGCGGGCGCGTTAGCGCCCGGGACGCGGCTGCCCCCGGTGCGCCAGCTGGCCGCTCACCTGGGGGTCAGCCAGTCCACGCTGCGGGAAGCCCTGCGCACCCTGGAAGCGATGGGTGTCATCTCCATCCGCCACGGCAGCGGAGTCTACCTGCGGCGCGGCGATCCGCTGAACGGCGTCTGGTCCAGCCGCTGGATGCAGTGGCTGCTGCAGCATGCGCCGTCGGTACTGGAGGTCCTGGAGGTGCGGGAGGCGGTTGAGGCCCAGGCGGCCAGCCTGGCCGCTGTCCACGCCACGGCCGCGGACCTGCGGCGTCTGGAGCGCGTGCTGGCGGAGGGGACCGCCCTGCTGGCCGGCCGCCGCAGTCGGCCCCTGGACGAGGGGGTGCTGGCCGCCTATGCGCGCCTGGACGAGGCCTTCCACGAGACGCTGGCGCAGGCGGCGCGCAATGACTTCCTCCACAGCCTGCTGCAGGGGCTGGCCGCCGCCATCGTGGAAAGCCGCGAGGCCACCCTGGCCATTCCCGGCCGCATCCAGCGGTCCATGCGCGAGCACGACGCCGTGTTCCAGGCGGTGCGGCGACGGGACCCCGAGGGGGCGCGCAGGGCCATGCAGGCGCACGTACGTCGCGTCGTGGAGGAGGTGCGC